In the genome of Syntrophus gentianae, one region contains:
- the trxB gene encoding thioredoxin-disulfide reductase — protein MEGMRNSESRYDVVIIGGGPAGLTAGLYASRGGLKSLLLEGESSVSQITVTDLVENYPGFPEGINGYDLVERFKTQTRQFGLTIVTDDVRVVCREQQAPGGEESWIVQGNRGAYSTLAVILATGANWRHLGVPGEEAFAGKGVSYCATCDGPFYRDREVVVVGGGDTAVQEALFLTRFARKVTIVHRRDRLRATPVLQKKALSHERIEFAWNSVVEEIQGETFVEGVKIRNLKNPDLSRVIPADGAFVFVGLTPNTEFIRNVVDCDENGYILADSAMRTSAPGIFACGDCIAKLLRQVVTACGDAATAAFSAQLHVEDLKGDSYSGRGI, from the coding sequence ATGGAAGGAATGCGGAATTCGGAATCGCGGTATGATGTGGTGATTATCGGCGGCGGACCGGCAGGTCTGACCGCGGGACTATATGCCTCTCGGGGCGGTTTGAAGAGCCTTCTTCTGGAAGGAGAATCGTCTGTCAGTCAGATCACGGTAACTGATCTGGTGGAGAATTATCCCGGATTTCCAGAAGGGATCAACGGATATGATCTTGTTGAGCGCTTCAAAACGCAAACCCGTCAGTTCGGATTGACGATCGTGACGGATGATGTCAGGGTCGTTTGCCGAGAACAACAGGCCCCCGGAGGGGAAGAGAGTTGGATCGTTCAGGGAAATCGGGGAGCCTATTCAACGTTGGCTGTCATCCTGGCCACCGGGGCCAACTGGCGCCACCTGGGGGTTCCGGGTGAGGAGGCTTTTGCCGGAAAAGGCGTCTCCTATTGCGCCACCTGCGACGGTCCCTTTTACCGGGACAGGGAAGTCGTCGTGGTGGGTGGCGGGGACACGGCAGTTCAAGAGGCCCTCTTCCTGACGCGATTTGCCCGGAAGGTGACGATCGTACACCGCCGGGACCGCCTGCGGGCGACGCCTGTTCTGCAAAAGAAGGCCCTTTCCCATGAGCGGATCGAATTTGCCTGGAACTCTGTCGTCGAGGAGATTCAGGGGGAGACCTTTGTGGAAGGCGTGAAGATCCGGAATCTCAAGAATCCGGATCTGTCGCGCGTTATTCCGGCGGATGGGGCTTTTGTCTTTGTGGGATTGACCCCCAATACGGAATTTATCCGTAATGTGGTGGATTGTGATGAAAACGGCTACATCCTGGCCGACAGCGCCATGAGGACCTCGGCACCAGGAATCTTTGCCTGTGGGGACTGTATAGCCAAACTACTGCGGCAGGTTGTTACGGCCTGCGGAGATGCCGCGACGGCGGCCTTTTCAGCGCAACTCCATGTGGAAGACCTGAAAGGGGATTCTTACTCGGGAAGAGGGATCTGA
- a CDS encoding cold-shock protein: protein MPEGKVKWFNEQKGFGFIEKDEGGDVFVHYSAIQSSGFKTLYEGQRVSFEVQTGQKGPAAVNVKPI, encoded by the coding sequence ATGCCGGAAGGGAAAGTAAAATGGTTCAATGAACAAAAGGGATTCGGCTTCATTGAAAAGGATGAGGGCGGTGACGTATTCGTTCATTACAGCGCCATTCAGAGCAGTGGTTTTAAAACCCTGTACGAGGGACAGCGCGTCAGTTTCGAAGTTCAAACAGGCCAGAAAGGACCGGCTGCCGTTAACGTAAAGCCCATTTAA
- a CDS encoding sodium:proton antiporter — protein MKASGKTVGIGFLIFLSLLIALPVNAAGGGSQADFPLWSGIFFVGLLCCIAVIPLLNAEWWVRNFGYVSLLLTIPAAVVVATRDWLFLVHVILEYLSFILLLGSLFVTAGGIVIRVDIRGTPVINSLFLLIGAVFASLIGTTGASMVLLRPLIRSNKWRKKVVHIYIFFIFLVSNIGGLLTPLGDPPLFLGFLRGVPFFWTLRLLPIWCVTVAILLALFFLLDSYFVKKEDPEKFLRTSGTRPEKKLEIKGKINFLFLLMILCSLFIPPLFREGVMILATGLSLYFTHRSLREENVFSFAPILEVAILFAAIFVTMAPVLSLLQVNGSKLGVVQPWQFFWVSGSLSSFLDNAPTYLVFMSIAQSVAHTAGIMEGLVAGVPQTLLAAISVGCVFMGANSYIGNGPNFMVKAICEENGVKMPSFFGYMAWSVGILIPLFFLVTMVFFR, from the coding sequence GTGAAGGCATCTGGAAAGACCGTTGGTATTGGTTTCCTGATCTTTCTATCGTTGCTGATTGCCTTGCCGGTGAATGCCGCTGGAGGTGGGAGCCAAGCCGATTTTCCTCTCTGGAGCGGGATTTTTTTTGTGGGGCTCCTCTGCTGCATCGCCGTCATTCCCCTTCTGAATGCTGAGTGGTGGGTAAGGAATTTCGGTTATGTATCCCTTCTCTTGACCATCCCGGCCGCCGTTGTTGTCGCAACCCGGGATTGGCTGTTCCTTGTTCATGTGATCCTTGAATATCTTTCTTTTATCCTTCTTCTCGGTTCTCTTTTTGTCACTGCGGGAGGCATTGTGATCCGGGTCGACATCCGGGGGACGCCGGTGATCAACAGCCTCTTCCTTCTGATCGGCGCCGTTTTTGCGAGCCTGATCGGAACGACCGGAGCCAGCATGGTCCTTCTCCGGCCCCTGATCCGGTCCAATAAATGGAGGAAGAAGGTCGTCCATATCTATATCTTTTTCATCTTTCTCGTCTCGAATATCGGCGGGCTTTTGACTCCTTTGGGCGATCCTCCCCTGTTTCTCGGATTTCTGCGGGGCGTTCCCTTTTTCTGGACTTTGAGGCTTCTGCCGATCTGGTGCGTGACCGTCGCCATCCTTCTTGCTCTTTTCTTCCTGCTGGATTCTTATTTTGTAAAAAAAGAAGATCCGGAAAAATTTTTGAGGACATCCGGGACACGGCCGGAGAAAAAGCTGGAGATCAAGGGAAAGATCAACTTCCTTTTTCTTCTCATGATCCTCTGTTCCCTCTTTATCCCGCCCCTTTTCCGGGAGGGGGTCATGATCCTGGCAACAGGCCTTTCCCTTTATTTCACCCACAGATCCCTGCGGGAAGAGAATGTCTTTTCCTTCGCTCCGATTCTTGAAGTGGCGATTCTCTTCGCCGCGATCTTTGTCACCATGGCGCCCGTTCTTTCCCTGCTTCAAGTAAACGGCAGCAAACTTGGCGTGGTTCAGCCCTGGCAGTTTTTCTGGGTATCCGGGTCCCTCTCCAGTTTCCTGGACAACGCCCCCACCTATCTCGTTTTCATGAGCATTGCCCAGAGCGTTGCTCATACGGCGGGCATCATGGAAGGGCTGGTTGCGGGTGTACCCCAGACCCTGCTGGCGGCTATTTCCGTGGGATGTGTCTTTATGGGGGCAAACTCTTACATTGGAAACGGACCGAATTTCATGGTCAAGGCCATCTGCGAGGAGAATGGAGTAAAAATGCCCTCTTTTTTCGGGTACATGGCCTGGTCCGTCGGGATATTGATTCCCCTCTTTTTTCTCGTTACGATGGTCTTTTTCCGATAG
- a CDS encoding universal stress protein, which yields MSLRILVGMDGSNFGERAVAFALAMAKNCGATLAGMGVIDTFGIERHSAGANIGAFYFAEKLVDEKVNESRTVFENLLDRFEEQCKDRGVKSEKIIRYGTPAKEIIRESELADLLVLGIRTYFHFETTEEPDDTFEKVISHGRCPLIAVTDEELPTEMDVLMAYDGNLKSNNALKAFAGVNDRLNFSREVTLLNVNHDLGEGDRILEKAACYLQAHGLTIKKKVRAGRPREIIYKTAKEMEAIRKTLLVIGTSGSNELSDYILGNSIKNMVRDGSIPMFIFH from the coding sequence ATGAGTTTGAGGATCCTGGTAGGTATGGATGGATCGAATTTCGGAGAGCGTGCCGTTGCTTTTGCACTCGCCATGGCGAAGAATTGCGGCGCGACACTCGCGGGAATGGGCGTGATTGACACCTTTGGAATCGAAAGACACTCTGCGGGAGCGAACATCGGTGCATTTTATTTTGCAGAGAAGCTGGTCGACGAAAAAGTCAATGAGTCCAGAACCGTCTTCGAGAACTTGCTGGACAGGTTCGAGGAGCAATGCAAGGACCGGGGTGTAAAATCCGAAAAGATCATCAGGTACGGCACTCCGGCCAAAGAGATCATCCGGGAATCGGAACTGGCGGATCTCCTCGTTCTGGGCATAAGGACTTATTTCCATTTCGAAACCACGGAAGAACCGGATGATACCTTCGAAAAGGTTATCAGTCATGGCAGGTGCCCGCTGATCGCCGTCACGGATGAAGAACTTCCCACCGAAATGGATGTTCTGATGGCTTATGACGGCAATCTGAAGTCCAACAATGCCCTGAAGGCATTTGCCGGCGTAAATGACCGTTTGAATTTTTCCCGGGAAGTCACGTTATTGAATGTAAACCATGACCTTGGCGAAGGGGACAGAATCCTGGAAAAGGCCGCCTGTTATCTGCAAGCCCACGGATTAACGATAAAAAAGAAGGTTCGGGCGGGCAGGCCCCGGGAGATCATCTATAAAACAGCCAAAGAGATGGAAGCCATTCGAAAAACCCTGCTGGTCATCGGCACCAGCGGAAGCAATGAACTGTCCGATTATATCCTTGGGAATTCCATTAAAAACATGGTCCGGGACGGCTCCATACCCATGTTTATCTTCCACTGA
- a CDS encoding sodium ion-translocating decarboxylase subunit beta, with the protein LEAISIGIIGACDGPTAIYVTSKYAPQLLGAVSVAAYSYMSLVPVLQPPIMRMLTSKKERETVMKSQAKPVSKTTKLLFPLVITVLGGLIAPMGLPLLATIMLGNLMRESGVVSRLTGAAENEIANVVTLFLGLAVGATMSGIAFIKVQTLIILALGFMAICLDTVCGVLFGKVMYVLTGGKVNPLIGAAGISAFPMAARVVQKEGQKWNKKNFLLMHAMGANAGGQVGSVIAAAVMLSVLAGMGVIPG; encoded by the coding sequence CTGGAGGCGATTTCCATCGGGATTATCGGGGCCTGTGACGGCCCGACGGCGATTTACGTCACCTCGAAATACGCCCCGCAGCTGTTGGGGGCGGTCTCCGTGGCGGCCTATTCTTACATGTCGCTGGTTCCGGTTCTGCAACCGCCCATCATGAGGATGCTGACGTCGAAGAAGGAACGGGAGACGGTCATGAAATCCCAGGCGAAACCCGTTTCGAAGACGACCAAACTTCTCTTCCCCCTGGTGATTACCGTTCTGGGCGGGTTGATCGCCCCGATGGGGTTGCCGCTGCTGGCGACGATCATGCTGGGGAACCTGATGCGGGAATCGGGCGTGGTGAGCCGCCTGACGGGAGCCGCCGAGAACGAGATCGCCAACGTGGTGACCCTGTTTCTGGGATTGGCCGTTGGGGCAACCATGTCGGGCATCGCCTTTATCAAGGTGCAGACCCTGATCATCCTGGCTCTGGGCTTCATGGCCATCTGCCTCGATACCGTCTGCGGTGTCCTTTTCGGGAAGGTGATGTACGTGTTGACCGGCGGAAAGGTCAATCCGCTGATCGGCGCCGCGGGCATTTCGGCCTTCCCCATGGCTGCCCGGGTCGTGCAGAAGGAAGGGCAGAAGTGGAACAAGAAGAACTTCCTGCTCATGCATGCGATGGGGGCCAATGCCGGAGGCCAGGTCGGCTCCGTTATTGCTGCGGCGGTCATGCTTTCCGTCCTGGCGGGGATGGGCGTCATTCCGGGATAG
- a CDS encoding TerC family protein — MHFDWSTLFHIEWTVPFLLAALNIVFINIILSGDNAVLIAMAVRGLNKEQRQKGIIFGTAAAVLLRIVLTFFVAMLLGVPYLKLVGGALILWIATQLFLGSEDEESGEQVTTLAKAIRIIIIADLTMSLDNVLGVAGAAGGNMFLLLFGLGVSIPIVIFTSNLISTLMDKYPIIIVLGAAILGRVGGEMMITDPAVEKMLHPSMAMEYGVQIACAVGVVVVGKLIAKMKNSHEISEEGAIPQTEEVK, encoded by the coding sequence ATGCATTTTGACTGGTCAACCCTGTTTCACATCGAATGGACCGTACCTTTTTTACTGGCGGCCCTGAATATTGTTTTCATCAACATCATCCTGTCCGGCGACAACGCCGTGCTGATTGCCATGGCGGTTCGCGGACTCAACAAGGAGCAGCGGCAGAAGGGAATCATCTTCGGTACGGCGGCAGCCGTTCTGCTTAGAATCGTCCTGACCTTCTTCGTGGCCATGCTGCTGGGAGTTCCTTATCTCAAGCTGGTCGGCGGCGCCCTGATCCTCTGGATCGCCACCCAGCTGTTCCTGGGGTCCGAAGATGAGGAGTCGGGAGAACAGGTCACCACCCTGGCCAAGGCCATCCGGATCATCATCATTGCCGACCTGACCATGTCCCTGGACAATGTCCTGGGAGTGGCCGGGGCTGCCGGGGGCAACATGTTCCTGCTGCTCTTCGGTCTGGGCGTCAGCATTCCCATCGTGATCTTTACCAGCAACCTCATTTCCACCCTGATGGACAAGTACCCGATCATCATTGTTTTGGGTGCGGCGATTCTCGGCCGGGTCGGCGGTGAAATGATGATTACAGATCCCGCTGTGGAAAAAATGCTTCATCCGTCAATGGCCATGGAATATGGCGTGCAGATAGCCTGTGCCGTCGGCGTGGTGGTTGTGGGGAAACTGATCGCGAAGATGAAGAATTCCCATGAAATCAGTGAAGAAGGAGCGATTCCACAGACGGAAGAAGTCAAATAA